A window of the Linepithema humile isolate Giens D197 chromosome 4, Lhum_UNIL_v1.0, whole genome shotgun sequence genome harbors these coding sequences:
- the LOC105672095 gene encoding cytochrome P450 4C1-like, whose product MTITKKYGTLSRLVLGTDVFVVLTKPEDYKLVLTNVNGNNKTSVTKQWYPLLGNGIIRASGTTHRLRRKIIQPFLNIKYLTDYVTFFDNYSHNCADLLEKEIGGHIFDIKPYMAQYAADIFLASIAGIQGTAHKGEYNEILYWQDRLIKCVWKTIIKPWQQIEWIFCLSDNKKKMCTAQKTVQDFIYNIAMQKKTMECNGLNYDSEYFEKSVIGNYSSHMKQLFDDETNKSCAVSDEDFIDDVRSLYIAIQNTIMEMTSMTLLMLGMHVEIQEKLRKEILTIFGNDNLDVKRLMTIRYLHMVIQETLRLFPASPIISRQLTGDIQLESCVLPDGCLVMIPIFAIHRNPMYWDKPEEFIPERFSSENSSTRHRYTYIPFGTGPRDCLGQRYTFLSVGAAIVNLLRRFRFVATGSVKDVKLTNDILLRSRDGIKLSVFRLEDH is encoded by the exons ATGacaattactaaaaaatatggaaCTTTAAGTCGTCTTGTCTTAGGAACAGATGTCTTCGTAGTACTTACAAAACCCGAGGATTATAAg CTCGTGCTCACAAACGTAAACGGCAACAATAAAACTTCAGTCACCAAGCAATGGTATCCACTTCTTGGAAACGGAATTATCAGAGCTTCAG GTACAACTCACAGGCTTCgacgaaaaataatacagccttttttaaatatcaaatatttaaccGACTATGTAACATTCTTTGATAATTATAGCCACAACTGTGCtgatcttttagaaaaagaaatcggTGGTCATATATTTGACATTAAGCCGTACATGGCACAATATGCAGCTGATATATTCTTag caTCAATTGCGGGTATTCAAGGAACAGCCCATAAAGGTGAATACAATGAAATATTGTACTGGCAGGACAg attgataaaatgtgtatggaagacaataataaaaccgtGGCAACAAATAGAATGGATTTTCTGCCTGAgcgataacaaaaaaaaaatgtgtactgCTCAAAAGACTGtacaagattttatttataat ataGCAATGCAGAAGAAGACAATGGAATGTAATGGTCTAAATTATGATAGtgagtattttgaaaaatccgTTATTGGCAATTATTCAAGCCATATGAAGCAACTATTCGAtgatgaaacaaataaatccTGCGCTGTAAGCGATGAAGACTTTATAGACGATGTTCGCAGTTTGTATATTGCT atacaaaatacaattatgGAAATGACATCGATGACTTTGCTTATGCTGGGAATGCATGTAGAAATACAA gaaaaaCTGCGAAAggaaatattaacaatatttggAAATGACAATTTAGATGTCAAACGTCTCATGACTATACGATATCTTCATATGGTGATTCAAGAGACATTAAGATTATTTCCTGCGTCACCTATCATTTCGCGACAACTTACGGGAGACATCCAGCttg AATCGTGCGTTTTGCCGGATGGATGTCTCGTTATGATACCAATATTTGCTATTCATCGTAATCCCATGTATTGGGATAAGCCAGAAGAATTTATTCCCGAACGATTCTCGTCCGAAAACTCGTCAACTCGTCATCGTTACACGTACATTCCATTCGGCACAGGTCCTAGAGATTGCCtag GTCAACGATATACTTTTCTGTCCGTGGGAGCAGCAATAGTAAATTTATTGCGGCGGTTTCGCTTTGTAGCAACTGGCAGTGTAAAAGATGTCAAATtaacaaatgatattttactACGATCTCGAGACGGTATCAAATTATCTGTATTTCGCTTAGAAGATCATTGA
- the LOC105672138 gene encoding zwei Ig domain protein zig-8-like isoform X2, translated as MTGSAWGSRFLLVLAAITIVISGNYQRHRDRFHLREQLVNGHKVTRNITQLQEIIANLPPLRIPRLRHHRVTDWDPYFENADGQGINGSQNIALHLGATAFLDCRVAMLSGKKVMWLRRNTEWASLLTLGNTTHISDSRYSVSFQYPNNWRLAISGVRREDHGVYVCQVNTHPPRMLITNVTVLAPDIRIIDEARHELRDRYYKTGSGIELACVVQPSCPDSRVPYPVWRKNGKMLPDHVNVYHINGSNEDVVTRLHIERAKKTDSGEYTCSVSQFSTTAVHIHVLNGEKQAAVHHDQWNAAYSNHHVIFTEFCAMLANFLLYIWRNYSL; from the exons ATGACAGGATCAGCGTGGGGGTCGAGGTTTCTCCTCGTACTGGCCGCGATTACGATCGTTATCAGCGGCAATTATCAGCGACATCGCGACAGATTTCATCTGCGCGAGCAGCTCGTTAACGGTCACAAAGTCACCAGGAATATCACTCAATTGCAAG AGATAATCGCCAATCTGCCCCCGTTACGAATTCCGCGTTTGAGACATCACCGTGTGACAGATTGGGATCCGTATTTCGAAAATGCAGATGGCCAGGGTATCAACGGCTCGCAAAATATAGCATTGCATCTTGGAGCAACAGCCTTTCTCGATTGTCGCGTTGCTATGCTCTCCGGGAAAAAG GTCATGTGGTTACGACGAAACACCGAGTGGGCATCTCTCCTAACTCTCGGTAATACTACCCACATATCGGATTCGAGATACAGTGTGAGCTTCCAGTATCCAAACAATTGGAGATTGGCCATCTCCGGCGTGCGGAGAGAAGATCACGGAGTTTACGTTTGCCAAGTGAATACGCATCCACCGAGAATGCTGATCACGAACGTTACCGTTCTTG CGCCGGATATTAGAATTATTGACGAAGCCAGACACGAGTTACGGGATCGGTACTACAAGACCGGAAGCGGAATCGAGCTAGCGTGCGTCGTCCAGCCGTCTTGCCCCGACTCGAGAGTACCGTATCCCGTCTGGCGGAAAAATGGCAAGATGTTGCCGGATCACGTCAACGTTTATCACATTAATGG GTCGAACGAGGACGTGGTGACGAGGCTCCATATCGAACGAGCGAAAAAGACTGACAGCGGGGAATATACGTGCTCAGTGAGCCAATTCAGCACGACCGCGGTGCACATTCACGTCCTAAAtg GAGAAAAACAAGCTGCTGTTCATCATGATCAATGGAATGCAGCATATAGCAAtcatcatgtaatttttactgAGTTTTGTGCTATGCTTGcgaattttcttctttacaTATGgagaaattattcattataa
- the LOC105672138 gene encoding zwei Ig domain protein zig-8-like isoform X1, protein MTGSAWGSRFLLVLAAITIVISGNYQRHRDRFHLREQLVNGHKVTRNITQLQEEIIANLPPLRIPRLRHHRVTDWDPYFENADGQGINGSQNIALHLGATAFLDCRVAMLSGKKVMWLRRNTEWASLLTLGNTTHISDSRYSVSFQYPNNWRLAISGVRREDHGVYVCQVNTHPPRMLITNVTVLAPDIRIIDEARHELRDRYYKTGSGIELACVVQPSCPDSRVPYPVWRKNGKMLPDHVNVYHINGSNEDVVTRLHIERAKKTDSGEYTCSVSQFSTTAVHIHVLNGEKQAAVHHDQWNAAYSNHHVIFTEFCAMLANFLLYIWRNYSL, encoded by the exons ATGACAGGATCAGCGTGGGGGTCGAGGTTTCTCCTCGTACTGGCCGCGATTACGATCGTTATCAGCGGCAATTATCAGCGACATCGCGACAGATTTCATCTGCGCGAGCAGCTCGTTAACGGTCACAAAGTCACCAGGAATATCACTCAATTGCAAG AAGAGATAATCGCCAATCTGCCCCCGTTACGAATTCCGCGTTTGAGACATCACCGTGTGACAGATTGGGATCCGTATTTCGAAAATGCAGATGGCCAGGGTATCAACGGCTCGCAAAATATAGCATTGCATCTTGGAGCAACAGCCTTTCTCGATTGTCGCGTTGCTATGCTCTCCGGGAAAAAG GTCATGTGGTTACGACGAAACACCGAGTGGGCATCTCTCCTAACTCTCGGTAATACTACCCACATATCGGATTCGAGATACAGTGTGAGCTTCCAGTATCCAAACAATTGGAGATTGGCCATCTCCGGCGTGCGGAGAGAAGATCACGGAGTTTACGTTTGCCAAGTGAATACGCATCCACCGAGAATGCTGATCACGAACGTTACCGTTCTTG CGCCGGATATTAGAATTATTGACGAAGCCAGACACGAGTTACGGGATCGGTACTACAAGACCGGAAGCGGAATCGAGCTAGCGTGCGTCGTCCAGCCGTCTTGCCCCGACTCGAGAGTACCGTATCCCGTCTGGCGGAAAAATGGCAAGATGTTGCCGGATCACGTCAACGTTTATCACATTAATGG GTCGAACGAGGACGTGGTGACGAGGCTCCATATCGAACGAGCGAAAAAGACTGACAGCGGGGAATATACGTGCTCAGTGAGCCAATTCAGCACGACCGCGGTGCACATTCACGTCCTAAAtg GAGAAAAACAAGCTGCTGTTCATCATGATCAATGGAATGCAGCATATAGCAAtcatcatgtaatttttactgAGTTTTGTGCTATGCTTGcgaattttcttctttacaTATGgagaaattattcattataa